A portion of the Persephonella sp. genome contains these proteins:
- the guaB gene encoding IMP dehydrogenase, producing the protein MFNELTIEEALTFDDVLLLPRKSDVLPHEADVSSYLTPNIKLNIPIVSAAMDTVTEHRLAIALAREGGIGIIHRNMSIEDQMKEVERVKKAESGMIVEPVTIRPDQTVKEALEIMSSYKISGVPVVDREGKLIGILTNRDLRFLHKRDYNKPVEQFMTKAPLVTAKEGISLEEAMDILQKHKVEKLPVVDEEGYLKGLITIKDIVKKRQYPNACKDELGRLRVGAAVGTGPDTMDRVSALVEAGVDVIVVDTAHGHSVRVLETVEKIRGEFPELNIVGGNIATGEAAEDLIRAGVDAVKVGVGPGSICTTRVVAGIGVPQITAVAKCAEIAHKHGKTVIADGGIRYSGDIVKAIAAGADTVMLGSLFAGTEESPGERIFYQGRAYKVYRGMGSLGAMKARFSSDRYSQENVEKFVPEGIEGRIPFKGPLSDIVYQLVGGLRSGMGYTGSRTIKDLQENGKFIKITNAGLRESHAHDVYITQEAPNYWID; encoded by the coding sequence ATGTTTAATGAATTAACTATAGAAGAGGCTCTAACATTTGACGATGTTCTGCTTCTTCCAAGAAAATCTGATGTTTTGCCCCATGAGGCTGATGTTAGTTCTTATCTTACCCCGAACATAAAACTTAATATTCCGATAGTTTCTGCTGCAATGGATACTGTCACAGAGCACAGGCTTGCGATAGCCCTTGCCAGAGAAGGGGGGATCGGGATAATCCACAGGAATATGTCAATTGAAGATCAGATGAAAGAAGTTGAAAGAGTTAAGAAAGCGGAAAGTGGAATGATAGTTGAACCGGTCACAATAAGACCTGATCAGACAGTTAAAGAAGCACTTGAAATTATGTCAAGCTATAAAATATCCGGAGTTCCTGTTGTTGATAGAGAAGGAAAACTGATAGGAATACTTACAAACAGAGATCTTAGATTTCTTCACAAAAGAGATTATAACAAACCTGTTGAGCAGTTTATGACAAAGGCTCCACTCGTAACAGCAAAAGAGGGTATCTCTCTTGAGGAAGCCATGGACATTCTCCAGAAACACAAAGTTGAAAAACTTCCAGTTGTTGATGAGGAAGGATATCTTAAGGGTCTGATAACCATAAAGGATATCGTTAAGAAAAGGCAGTATCCTAATGCATGTAAAGATGAACTTGGCAGACTTAGAGTTGGAGCTGCTGTTGGAACAGGACCTGACACGATGGACAGGGTTTCTGCACTTGTTGAAGCAGGTGTAGATGTTATCGTTGTGGATACAGCTCACGGTCATTCTGTAAGGGTTCTTGAAACTGTTGAAAAGATAAGAGGTGAGTTCCCTGAACTAAATATAGTTGGCGGTAATATAGCTACAGGAGAAGCTGCAGAGGATCTTATAAGGGCAGGCGTAGATGCTGTTAAAGTAGGAGTTGGTCCCGGGTCTATATGCACTACAAGAGTTGTGGCAGGGATAGGAGTTCCACAGATAACAGCTGTTGCAAAATGTGCAGAGATTGCCCACAAACACGGCAAGACTGTTATTGCAGATGGAGGTATAAGATATTCAGGGGATATAGTAAAGGCTATAGCGGCAGGAGCTGATACCGTTATGCTTGGTTCTCTGTTTGCAGGGACTGAAGAATCACCTGGAGAAAGAATATTCTATCAGGGAAGAGCCTACAAGGTTTATAGAGGAATGGGTTCTCTCGGGGCAATGAAAGCAAGATTTTCATCAGACAGATACTCACAGGAAAATGTTGAAAAGTTTGTTCCTGAAGGAATAGAAGGAAGAATACCCTTTAAAGGTCCACTATCGGACATCGTTTACCAGCTTGTTGGTGGGCTTAGATCAGGTATGGGCTACACAGGAAGCAGAACAATTAAAGATCTGCAGGAAAACGGGAAATTTATCAAAATAACAAACGCAGGTCTTAGGGAAAGCCACGCCCACGATGTTTATATCACGCAGGAAGCACCAAACTACTGGATTGATTAG
- a CDS encoding phosphoglycerate kinase, whose amino-acid sequence MFNGYMTLEDVDVTGKRVFVRVDYNVPLDEHGNIVDDVRIRETIPTINYLIDRNAKVILASHLGRPKGERNPKFSLYPVAKRLERLLEKEVKFLPDCIGKDVEETVKSMKEGEVVLLENLRFHKGEEENDPEFAKALASLADVYVVDAFGTCHRKHASMYGIKDYIQPVVMGFLLERELKYFEKALVNPQRPVVAFIGGSKVSSKLGVITHLLEKVDKIFIGGAMAFTFLKAQGYDVGSSLVEEDMFSEANSVIEKAKNLGVKFYLPVDFICGQAVSEQTPVIEVAWQEIPKGWLGLDIGHASVTLIKEILKDAQTIIWNGPMGVFEIDKFKYGTFSLAHAIAESPALSIAGGGDTDYAIHKAGVVDDISYISTGGGAFLKLLEGKQLPCLEAITKKE is encoded by the coding sequence ATGTTCAACGGATACATGACTCTTGAAGATGTTGATGTCACAGGAAAAAGGGTATTTGTCAGAGTTGATTACAATGTTCCCCTTGATGAGCATGGGAATATAGTTGATGATGTAAGGATAAGGGAAACGATACCAACAATAAACTACCTTATAGACAGAAATGCAAAGGTAATCCTTGCCTCCCACCTTGGAAGACCAAAAGGGGAAAGAAATCCAAAATTTTCCCTTTATCCTGTTGCAAAAAGACTTGAAAGACTGCTTGAAAAGGAAGTCAAGTTCCTTCCAGACTGTATTGGGAAAGATGTTGAAGAAACGGTTAAATCAATGAAAGAAGGTGAGGTTGTTCTCCTTGAGAACCTTAGATTTCATAAAGGTGAGGAGGAGAATGATCCTGAATTTGCAAAAGCTCTTGCATCACTCGCTGATGTCTATGTGGTTGATGCTTTTGGAACATGCCACAGAAAACATGCATCAATGTACGGTATAAAGGATTACATACAGCCAGTTGTTATGGGTTTTCTACTTGAGAGAGAACTAAAGTATTTTGAGAAAGCACTGGTTAACCCCCAGAGACCTGTTGTTGCTTTCATAGGAGGTTCAAAAGTTTCTTCAAAGCTTGGGGTTATTACCCATCTTCTTGAAAAGGTTGACAAGATCTTTATAGGCGGAGCTATGGCATTTACTTTTCTGAAAGCACAGGGTTATGATGTTGGAAGTTCTCTTGTTGAAGAAGATATGTTCAGTGAGGCAAATTCTGTAATAGAGAAGGCAAAAAATTTGGGCGTAAAATTTTACCTGCCTGTTGATTTTATCTGCGGGCAGGCTGTTTCTGAACAGACACCTGTTATTGAGGTTGCATGGCAGGAAATACCTAAAGGGTGGCTTGGTCTTGATATAGGACACGCTTCTGTAACATTAATAAAAGAGATACTTAAAGATGCCCAGACGATAATTTGGAATGGACCTATGGGGGTTTTTGAGATAGATAAATTCAAATACGGAACATTTTCCCTTGCCCATGCGATAGCTGAATCTCCCGCGTTATCTATAGCAGGAGGAGGAGATACAGATTATGCTATTCATAAAGCAGGAGTTGTTGATGATATAAGTTACATTTCAACAGGAGGAGGAGCATTCCTGAAACTTCTCGAAGGAAAACAACTTCCATGCCTTGAAGCTATAACAAAAAAGGAATAA
- a CDS encoding inositol monophosphatase family protein, which yields MDIQEFIQTAKEAAVLGGYILKENFKTVKREDVEYKAKKDFVTFVDKLSEDRIKDFILSKYPDHGFLGEEEGISGKEESEYLWIVDPLDGTKNYINGFEIFAVSVALQKDQEIIAGAVYIPMLDKLYWAGKGEGAYLNGNSIKVSNRPVDMAIITTGFPFRYEEEIDSYLKAFKEAMITFSAVRRPGAAAVDLVMTAEGIFDGFFEMKLSKWDIAAGFLIVEEAGGVCTNFEGQKNLDGNVVAGGEKIHKILLDIVQRTLL from the coding sequence TTGGATATACAGGAATTTATTCAGACTGCAAAGGAGGCAGCGGTATTAGGTGGATACATACTGAAAGAAAACTTTAAAACTGTGAAAAGAGAAGATGTTGAGTATAAAGCAAAGAAGGATTTTGTAACATTTGTTGATAAACTTTCAGAAGACAGGATAAAGGATTTTATACTTTCAAAGTATCCTGACCATGGTTTTCTGGGAGAGGAAGAAGGGATATCAGGCAAAGAGGAGAGCGAGTATTTATGGATTGTTGATCCTTTAGACGGGACAAAAAACTACATTAACGGTTTTGAGATTTTTGCCGTTTCCGTTGCTCTCCAAAAAGATCAGGAGATAATAGCAGGAGCCGTTTATATCCCTATGTTAGATAAACTTTACTGGGCTGGGAAAGGAGAAGGAGCATATCTAAACGGCAACAGCATAAAAGTCTCAAACAGACCGGTTGATATGGCTATTATAACAACAGGATTTCCGTTCAGGTACGAGGAAGAAATAGATTCTTATCTTAAGGCTTTTAAAGAAGCTATGATAACATTTTCCGCTGTGAGAAGACCGGGTGCAGCAGCTGTAGATCTTGTGATGACAGCTGAAGGAATTTTTGACGGCTTTTTTGAGATGAAACTGTCAAAGTGGGATATTGCAGCAGGATTTTTGATAGTTGAAGAGGCAGGTGGAGTATGCACGAACTTTGAAGGACAGAAAAATCTTGATGGAAATGTTGTTGCAGGGGGAGAAAAAATACACAAAATACTCCTTGATATAGTCCAGAGGACGCTTCTATGA
- the pheA gene encoding prephenate dehydratase: MDYTDRLEKLRQEIDKIDEEILRLLNERAKLAREVGEVKKRYNLPIYVPSREQKIFERLENLNKKLGEVFPTDFIKPVFREIISACRSTEESLKIAYLGPRATFTHQAAIEHFGQAVEHIPVQTIKDVFEEILKEKADYGVVPVENTIEGIVNYTLDLLVDYPLKITGEVILEISLHLMGINPNKNEIVRIYSHRHALAECREWLTKNMPDAQLIEVESTAKAAEMAKDDYESAAVASEAAADIYGLHILERKIDRHTHNYTRFLVIGRTIPPPSGNDKTTFVFSLKNEVGALYKTLEPLYKHGINMTKIESRPSKKEAWDYIFFTDIEGHISEKKVKDALEQLKEKSPFFKILGSYPKAH, encoded by the coding sequence ATGGATTACACAGATAGATTAGAAAAACTTAGACAGGAAATAGATAAGATAGATGAGGAGATCCTCCGTCTTTTAAACGAGAGAGCAAAACTTGCCAGAGAAGTGGGAGAGGTAAAAAAAAGGTATAACCTTCCTATTTATGTTCCAAGTAGAGAACAGAAGATATTTGAAAGATTAGAAAACCTAAATAAAAAGTTAGGTGAGGTATTCCCAACAGATTTTATAAAGCCTGTTTTTAGAGAGATAATATCTGCCTGCAGATCCACAGAGGAAAGTCTGAAGATAGCCTATCTGGGTCCACGGGCTACATTTACCCATCAGGCGGCTATTGAGCATTTTGGACAGGCTGTTGAACACATACCGGTCCAGACGATAAAAGATGTTTTTGAGGAGATACTGAAAGAAAAAGCCGATTACGGCGTCGTCCCTGTGGAAAACACAATAGAAGGGATTGTAAATTACACACTTGATTTACTTGTTGATTATCCACTTAAGATAACAGGGGAAGTGATACTGGAGATATCCCTTCACCTTATGGGAATAAATCCAAACAAAAATGAGATCGTCAGAATATATTCCCACAGACACGCCCTTGCTGAGTGTAGAGAATGGCTTACAAAAAATATGCCTGATGCCCAGCTTATAGAGGTTGAATCAACAGCAAAAGCTGCAGAAATGGCTAAAGATGATTACGAATCTGCAGCAGTGGCAAGCGAAGCTGCTGCTGATATTTATGGACTGCACATACTTGAAAGAAAGATAGACAGACATACCCATAACTACACCAGATTTCTGGTTATAGGAAGAACGATACCTCCTCCAAGCGGAAATGATAAAACAACATTCGTTTTTTCTCTAAAAAATGAGGTAGGGGCATTGTATAAAACCCTTGAACCCCTTTACAAACACGGCATTAACATGACAAAGATAGAATCAAGACCCTCCAAAAAAGAGGCATGGGATTACATATTTTTTACAGATATAGAGGGGCACATATCAGAAAAAAAGGTGAAAGATGCCCTTGAACAGCTGAAAGAAAAGTCACCATTTTTCAAGATATTAGGTTCTTACCCTAAAGCTCACTGA
- a CDS encoding LptF/LptG family permease, whose amino-acid sequence MKILYRYLYKKLTVYLLILVPSFSFVAVLAELIELLRKAKNLDFTAILLYTIYQTPEKIYYILPVSMVIAFFLLAKDLINSREIYPILLNGLSLKKIGFSLFIFPAFVSGIQILNHEFIMPQAKKNAEEIYRIIKKKTKSEPLIAYSSWVTIDKRTFLYFSFFDLRKKEGKGLTILRYDRNFNPVIRIEGKSFKIDKEIHIKNGKIITINSLSNINLKKFSSFVFPEKMDVENLKKLIKVKKPVSIRQLYRSAKIAEKFGYPSAYYWSKMYSKLSTVIAPLILSFSFYPFIWSRKKSTIVIIAFLLLGYWYSTAFLSTMAQSNVIPYYGIFAVDVVYVLLGLVFYRKLKFSEL is encoded by the coding sequence ATGAAAATACTTTACAGATACCTCTACAAAAAACTTACCGTTTACCTGCTTATACTGGTTCCTTCATTTTCATTTGTTGCAGTGCTCGCAGAGCTTATAGAACTGCTCAGAAAAGCAAAAAATCTTGACTTCACGGCTATACTTCTATATACAATCTATCAGACCCCAGAAAAAATATACTACATTCTTCCTGTGTCAATGGTTATCGCATTTTTCCTCCTTGCAAAAGACCTTATTAATTCACGGGAGATATACCCGATACTTCTGAATGGTTTATCCTTAAAAAAAATCGGGTTTTCCCTTTTTATCTTTCCAGCATTTGTCTCGGGCATTCAGATTTTAAACCATGAGTTTATAATGCCTCAGGCAAAGAAAAATGCAGAGGAGATATACCGTATAATAAAGAAAAAAACAAAATCAGAGCCTCTTATAGCCTATAGTTCCTGGGTAACAATTGATAAAAGGACATTTCTTTATTTTTCATTTTTTGACTTGAGAAAAAAAGAAGGAAAAGGACTTACTATACTCAGATACGACAGAAATTTTAATCCGGTAATCAGAATAGAAGGAAAAAGTTTCAAAATAGATAAGGAAATACACATCAAGAATGGTAAAATCATTACAATAAACAGCTTATCTAATATAAACCTTAAAAAGTTCAGCAGTTTTGTTTTTCCTGAAAAAATGGATGTTGAAAACTTAAAAAAGCTGATTAAGGTCAAAAAACCTGTTTCAATAAGACAGCTTTACAGATCAGCAAAAATTGCTGAAAAATTTGGATATCCTTCAGCTTACTACTGGAGTAAAATGTATTCAAAACTTTCAACAGTTATCGCCCCGCTAATACTCAGTTTTTCATTCTATCCATTTATATGGAGTAGAAAAAAGTCCACCATCGTTATTATAGCTTTTTTACTTCTGGGTTACTGGTATTCAACAGCTTTTCTTTCTACAATGGCACAGAGCAATGTAATACCTTATTACGGAATATTTGCTGTTGATGTTGTATATGTTCTGTTGGGACTTGTATTTTACAGAAAGCTTAAGTTCAGTGAGCTTTAG
- the rpsB gene encoding 30S ribosomal protein S2, producing the protein MPFEITMRELLEAGVHFGHQTRRWNPKMAPYIFTKRNGIHIIDLAKTIPLFKTAWEFVRDEVANGSTVLFVGTKKQAKDIIKEQAERCGAYYINERWPGGLLTNFFTVRKSIDKLRKLERMEAEGAFEILPKKEVVKLKKKKEKLEKILGGIKDMERIPDILYVVDTVREELAVKEAKKLGIPVVAIADTNCDPDVIDYPIPGNDDAIKAINLITTKIADAVLEGKSLQESVGAQVETESVEAELMKKAQEEGVAEVGIVESGVHGANSPEKEEALEEAVDKEIKEELPEEIEEAKEELK; encoded by the coding sequence ATGCCGTTTGAGATCACAATGAGAGAACTCCTTGAAGCAGGAGTGCACTTTGGTCATCAGACCAGAAGATGGAATCCCAAGATGGCTCCTTACATCTTTACAAAGAGAAACGGGATTCACATTATTGACCTTGCCAAAACAATTCCGCTGTTTAAAACAGCATGGGAATTTGTGAGAGATGAGGTTGCTAACGGTTCAACAGTTTTGTTTGTTGGAACAAAAAAACAGGCAAAAGACATAATAAAAGAGCAGGCTGAAAGATGTGGTGCTTACTACATTAATGAAAGATGGCCGGGAGGTCTCCTAACAAACTTCTTCACAGTAAGGAAGTCTATTGACAAACTGAGAAAACTTGAAAGAATGGAAGCTGAAGGAGCGTTTGAGATACTTCCTAAAAAAGAGGTTGTAAAACTCAAAAAGAAAAAGGAAAAACTTGAAAAAATATTAGGCGGGATCAAAGATATGGAAAGGATCCCTGACATTCTTTATGTTGTTGATACTGTCAGGGAAGAGCTTGCTGTGAAAGAGGCTAAAAAGTTAGGCATTCCTGTCGTTGCCATTGCTGATACAAACTGTGATCCTGATGTTATTGATTATCCTATACCTGGAAATGATGATGCTATAAAGGCTATAAACCTTATAACAACAAAAATAGCAGATGCTGTCCTTGAAGGAAAATCACTTCAGGAGTCTGTAGGGGCACAGGTTGAGACAGAAAGCGTCGAGGCAGAACTTATGAAGAAAGCACAGGAAGAAGGTGTAGCAGAGGTTGGTATTGTTGAGTCAGGAGTTCACGGGGCAAACTCCCCTGAAAAAGAAGAAGCATTAGAAGAAGCTGTAGACAAAGAAATAAAAGAAGAACTTCCTGAAGAAATTGAAGAAGCAAAGGAGGAGTTAAAATAA